The genomic segment AGGCAACTCAGGCGGGGTCGGAGATTGTGCCAGCGCAGAAAAAGAAATACTCAACATCGCCAGCAAGATAGTGGTCGCTTTCATTGGTAAAGCCTCCTATAACATCTTGTCTGCTTACGATTGACACGCCCATTCATCAGTACTTATTTCCCGATGACTATCCCTAACTTGTTGGTTATTTTTTGCGGGGTTGAATCACGCTGAATGGGCGTCATCAGATTAATAAGAAGCGCTCCCACTGGCGCCGCTTGCCGCGCCGGGTGCCTTGGTCGTCCCGCCGCTCGTATCGGGCGTAGCAGGAGCGGTTGTAGCAGCTGCCGGTGGCGTGCTGGCTGACGGAGGAGTCGGTGCAGGAGCGACTGGCGAAGCCTGTGGGGATGGGGCTTGCATCGGTGTCGCCGGCGTCGACATCTCATCGGCTTTCTTGCATCCGGTCAAGAGCGTACTAGCAATAGCTGCGGCAAGAAATACATGTTTGCTTAACATATTGCCTCCATAAAGCTTGGTTGACGTATTGCATATCAAAAGTGCTCTTCTTCATTTTTTCATCAATGCTTTCTACCTCCTATCAAGGATTCCCTGTTACTTTGATGTCGTTATTGACCGCCTTGACACCGTCGGTGCCACGCGCAATGGCAGCCACCTTGTCGGCCTCTTCCTTAGTGGCGACGCTACCGCTTAGCGTCACGACACCATTGTTATCCGTATCAATTTTTATATCAGTTGCAAAGGCCAGCTTCTCTGCGGTCAGCTTGCTCTTTATTTTTGTTGTGATGATCGAATCCTTGACTATCGTCACGGGTTTTGCCGGAGTCGTCGAATAATCGGCGGCGTAGGTCGCAACAGGTACCAGCAATGCGGCGATAACGAAGAAACAGATTGATGTTGATTTGACTGTCATGATGAGCTCCTATCTTGATTAAATGCGTATTGGAATAATCATGAAGCGCCTATTTATGTATTCAATTTACGCGCGCCTTCGATTCACGCGCAGCGCGGATGTTGATAGAAAAATTATTTAACGGTCATATTGACTCCCGGGGAATTAGTGAATGACGCGCGGCGGACTGTTCCACTGGCTCGCCGTGGTCCCGCACTGATTGATTGGCAAGGCCGCCGCGTCATGAAACCCGACAGCCCAGCAATCGTCGACTTTCTTACCGTCAAATTAGTCACTCGGCAAGACATCTGCTCCGTGCGGGGAAAGTATTGCTATTTCTTTATTTCATTCCCGATAACGCCGCCGACGGCCGCGCCTCCGACCGTGCCGATGCCGCTACCATTAGTCAATACCGCACCTGCAACACCACCGATGGCTGCACCTGCCGCAGTATTTCGTGTTCGCGGCGTCCAGTCGGCGCATCCTGCTAAAACCACGATGGCGAGAATGGCAGTGCCCAATCTTTGCTTGGAACTCATGCTAGCCTCCTTTTTAATCGTCACACTCGACTCGTATAGGTTAGAGGACGTCAGTTTTCTCAAGTTCCCGTTTAAAGAGCGCAGCAACTATGCCAAGCATCGGGGGTTTCCGTGTCGTATGTACACTTTTTCTTTCCCCAACCTGAAACAATTGACAATATTAATCCGGAGAAAATTTACAGCAATACATCCGAGCTATCCGTTTCCATACATACGTGCCAGAAAACGGCGGAAGAAATAAGCCAGAGGAATGCAAAGCAAGATAGCCAGAACCGTGCTGACGATGCTCCAGCCCAGGGCGTAGTTGTAGTTTTTCGGAATAACATGCAAGGATGTCGCCATACCCCGCACCACTCCCAGGAAAACAAAATGCGCCGGAAAAATAACCAGCGTATTGGCTGAAAGCCAGCGGCT from the Collimonas arenae genome contains:
- a CDS encoding glycine zipper 2TM domain-containing protein, producing the protein MSSKQRLGTAILAIVVLAGCADWTPRTRNTAAGAAIGGVAGAVLTNGSGIGTVGGAAVGGVIGNEIKK
- a CDS encoding BON domain-containing protein translates to MTVKSTSICFFVIAALLVPVATYAADYSTTPAKPVTIVKDSIITTKIKSKLTAEKLAFATDIKIDTDNNGVVTLSGSVATKEEADKVAAIARGTDGVKAVNNDIKVTGNP